The following are encoded in a window of Penicillium oxalicum strain HP7-1 chromosome II, whole genome shotgun sequence genomic DNA:
- a CDS encoding Blasticidin-S deaminase, which yields MDLTSAEIDLVAAAKTTIQSIPPSDIHSVASATLSADGRIFSGLNVFHFTGGPCAELVVLGTAAAANATTLISIVAVRAGTDGEGEVLSPCGRCRQVLWDLQPEINVVVSTNGQLKSIPIGRLLPYAYEYKD from the coding sequence ATGGACCTCACTTCAGCGGAGATTGACCTGGTCGCTGCCGCCAAGACCACCATCCAATCAATCCCTCCATCGGACATCCATAGCGTTGCCTCCGCGACCCTGTCCGCAGACGGCCGAATATTCTCGGGCTTGAACGTCTTCCACTTTACTGGGGGTCCCTGTGCTGAGCTGGTGGTGCTAGGTACTGCTGCCGCCGCGAATGCCACAACGTTGATCAGCATCGTGGCTGTTCGCGCCGGGACTGATGGCGAAGGGGAAGTCTTGAGCCCTTGCGGTCGGTGTCGACAAGTTCTGTGGGATCTGCAGCCGGAGATTAACGTGGTAGTGTCGACAAATGGACAGCTGAAGTCGATTCCCATCGGTCGGCTTCTACCTTACGCGTATGAGTACAAAGATTGA